A part of Marinobacter psychrophilus genomic DNA contains:
- a CDS encoding PilW family protein encodes MLVCEIYTLTPHRRLSEWRCLQGFSLIELMISLALGLIIVAAALSAYVGTAGAARMAEAQGRMYEDAQAALTILTQQLRMAGNNPDQTDRLDTSVKDPIYTKPTSSGLTYSGDVSPEFVDALVTPALELSNYSIRGCDGAFSNVTAATSLDELDCVATAAVIAEPDSIALSYQADEFNTVPAIASAPPPTDCLGYALNKIKAEIPGIPVGPGLGVFSSVPKDVFYFMADNRFYIDTSSATATPPSVPSLYCQGNGIDSKAQPLVENIEDMQITYGVEIPDNQTRTVAGYMRADELLVHPDLTAFSAQERWRKVVTVRICLLLRSENAVVSDSASARYFNCAGTLETSPPDDLRLRRAYSTTVMLRNWLEITAHTSL; translated from the coding sequence TTGCTTGTATGTGAGATTTACACTTTGACACCCCATCGCCGCTTATCGGAATGGCGCTGCCTTCAGGGTTTCTCGTTGATCGAACTGATGATTTCTCTGGCCCTTGGATTGATCATTGTAGCTGCGGCTTTGTCCGCGTACGTGGGCACAGCGGGAGCTGCAAGAATGGCCGAAGCCCAGGGGCGCATGTACGAAGATGCCCAGGCAGCACTGACCATTCTGACCCAGCAGTTACGGATGGCGGGCAACAACCCCGATCAGACTGATCGGCTCGACACCAGTGTAAAAGACCCTATCTACACGAAGCCGACATCTTCTGGTTTGACCTATTCTGGTGATGTATCGCCTGAGTTTGTCGACGCATTAGTTACTCCAGCGCTTGAACTCTCCAATTACAGCATTCGTGGCTGCGACGGAGCGTTCAGCAACGTCACTGCGGCAACCAGTCTCGATGAGCTCGACTGCGTCGCAACGGCTGCCGTCATCGCTGAACCAGACTCCATTGCCCTTAGTTACCAAGCCGATGAATTCAATACTGTGCCTGCCATCGCCAGCGCACCGCCTCCGACCGATTGCCTTGGGTATGCGTTGAATAAGATTAAGGCCGAAATTCCCGGAATTCCAGTTGGCCCAGGTTTAGGCGTTTTCTCTTCCGTGCCTAAAGATGTGTTCTATTTCATGGCAGACAATCGGTTTTATATTGATACATCCTCTGCCACTGCCACACCGCCGTCTGTTCCCAGCCTGTATTGCCAAGGTAATGGCATCGACAGTAAAGCTCAACCTTTAGTCGAGAACATTGAGGACATGCAGATCACCTATGGGGTAGAGATTCCCGACAATCAAACGCGAACTGTGGCCGGCTATATGCGCGCCGATGAACTCCTCGTTCATCCCGACTTAACGGCTTTTTCCGCACAGGAACGCTGGAGAAAAGTCGTCACAGTCCGTATTTGTCTTCTGCTGCGCAGCGAGAATGCCGTGGTATCAGACTCGGCCTCAGCGCGTTACTTCAACTGTGCTGGCACCCTGGAAACTTCGCCCCCAGACGACCTTCGGTTAAGGCGCGCTTACTCCACCACCGTTATGTTGCGAAATTGGCTAGAAATTACTGCCCACACCTCGCTATGA
- a CDS encoding acyl-CoA thioesterase, producing the protein MDNDIYGHVNNVTYYSYFDSAVNRYLIEEGGLDIHNAPVVGFIVSSNCQFKKPIAYPNAIEVGLRVSKLGSKSVTYEVAIFCEGEPDAAAIGQLVHVFVNRTDNTSTPIPVAIRAALEEIVHSPAPSGS; encoded by the coding sequence ATGGACAACGACATCTACGGTCATGTGAACAATGTAACCTACTATTCCTACTTTGATTCCGCCGTCAACCGTTACCTCATTGAAGAGGGCGGGCTCGATATTCACAACGCGCCGGTGGTTGGCTTTATCGTCAGTTCAAACTGTCAGTTCAAAAAACCCATCGCCTACCCTAATGCGATTGAAGTGGGACTTCGTGTGAGCAAGCTGGGCAGCAAGTCAGTGACCTATGAGGTGGCCATTTTCTGCGAAGGGGAACCTGACGCCGCTGCCATTGGGCAATTGGTACACGTATTTGTGAACCGTACCGACAATACCTCAACACCCATTCCAGTTGCCATCCGGGCTGCCCTTGAGGAGATTGTCCACTCCCCTGCACCAAGTGGCAGCTGA
- a CDS encoding type IV pilin protein encodes MASNFDAVAGNTSSHIESGVRFMRFNFHSVKRSTRRFSAGFTLIELMITVVIVAILASIALPSYTQYIARAKRADARTQLLQVAQFMQRFYAANDSFKKDRAGNDVIDQIPDSLKQSPADGSAIYQLSIPTATLTAFGYELRMAPVTGGSMGADSCGTFTLTSTGVRGVLVGGSAGDASLRNTCWK; translated from the coding sequence GTGGCGTCAAATTTTGATGCGGTAGCAGGAAATACATCCTCCCACATTGAATCAGGAGTACGTTTTATGCGCTTTAATTTCCACTCGGTTAAACGCTCAACGCGTCGGTTTAGTGCCGGGTTTACTTTGATCGAGCTCATGATCACGGTGGTAATTGTCGCAATTTTAGCCAGCATAGCGCTGCCGTCTTATACCCAGTATATAGCGCGCGCAAAACGGGCGGACGCCCGAACCCAGTTGTTGCAGGTTGCCCAGTTCATGCAGCGTTTTTATGCGGCCAATGACAGTTTTAAAAAAGATCGCGCCGGCAACGATGTGATCGATCAAATTCCAGATAGCCTAAAGCAGTCGCCTGCAGACGGAAGCGCGATTTATCAGCTTTCGATTCCAACGGCAACGCTGACTGCCTTCGGTTATGAACTCAGAATGGCTCCGGTTACCGGCGGATCGATGGGTGCCGATTCGTGTGGAACCTTTACCCTGACCTCAACTGGCGTGCGCGGTGTTTTAGTTGGCGGTTCAGCCGGCGACGCATCCCTGCGCAACACTTGCTGGAAATAA
- a CDS encoding cobalamin-binding protein, producing the protein MNYPQRIICLTEETTETLYAIGAEDRIVGISGFTVRPERARKEKPKVSAFTSAKIGRILELKPDLVLGFSDMQADIAAELVRNGVAVHVFNQRTVAGILSMIRTLGGMLGLSAKTDAYAHELAARVEQVRLERIRTNRPRVYFEEWGDPMITGIGWVSELIGIAGGEDIFPEKATEPGAKERIIQNPEEVVNRKPDIIIGSWCGRKFRPDQVAGRSGWEAIPAVANNHLYEIKSPLILQPGPAALTDGLDALCEIIDRV; encoded by the coding sequence ATGAATTATCCCCAACGCATTATCTGCCTCACTGAGGAAACCACGGAAACACTCTACGCCATCGGCGCGGAGGATCGGATCGTTGGCATCTCTGGATTCACAGTCAGGCCCGAAAGGGCCAGGAAGGAAAAGCCCAAGGTTTCCGCCTTCACCTCCGCCAAGATTGGGCGAATCCTGGAGCTGAAGCCGGACTTAGTCCTAGGGTTCTCGGACATGCAGGCGGATATCGCTGCCGAGCTGGTGCGGAATGGCGTGGCCGTACACGTCTTTAATCAACGTACCGTGGCCGGAATTTTGTCCATGATCCGAACCCTTGGCGGCATGCTGGGCCTCTCCGCCAAGACAGACGCCTACGCCCACGAGCTGGCCGCCAGGGTTGAGCAAGTCCGGCTCGAAAGGATCAGAACAAACCGCCCGCGCGTCTACTTCGAAGAGTGGGGCGACCCCATGATCACCGGCATAGGCTGGGTATCGGAGCTGATTGGCATCGCGGGTGGCGAAGATATCTTTCCTGAAAAAGCAACCGAACCCGGTGCCAAGGAACGGATCATTCAGAATCCCGAAGAGGTCGTAAACCGCAAGCCGGATATCATCATCGGCTCCTGGTGCGGGCGTAAATTTCGCCCGGATCAAGTGGCCGGGCGATCCGGCTGGGAAGCTATCCCTGCCGTGGCGAACAACCACCTCTACGAAATTAAGTCACCCCTGATTCTTCAACCCGGGCCAGCTGCCCTGACGGATGGGCTAGACGCGTTGTGCGAGATCATTGACCGGGTGTGA
- a CDS encoding beta strand repeat-containing protein: MSDVYTCSPLTLAAGDTITITGPTAITVSGDFTTGNFTQINAAGDSTDLTITVTGITELGASTILKGNIIGNNATTGTITIGANSQVEGDLTTTTAGVINIGADSVVVGDLNTLSGAINVGDRSTVTGSIKSSLAGVITIGADSVVGGDLTTLSGAINVGDRSTVNGSILSSLAGAVTIGVHVIAMGDVATTYEGSEIGAGAITINSGSEVAGSVTTNTGAITVGVDAKVAGNVSANDGAITVEAGADIAFSTCTGNSGAITIGTGANVGGNVETATAGAITIGALANVTGGVTVHKAGARTIGAGATVGERMDANCESIDPDILPPETVLSPPRIISRQWRQILMR; the protein is encoded by the coding sequence GTGAGTGATGTTTACACCTGCAGTCCACTAACGCTTGCCGCCGGAGACACCATCACCATCACAGGGCCAACCGCCATCACTGTCAGCGGTGATTTCACAACCGGCAACTTCACCCAAATCAATGCCGCAGGAGACTCCACCGACCTGACTATTACGGTTACCGGGATTACCGAGTTGGGCGCCAGCACAATTCTTAAAGGAAACATTATTGGCAACAACGCCACAACTGGGACTATCACCATTGGCGCTAACAGCCAAGTTGAAGGTGACCTGACCACAACCACCGCAGGCGTCATCAACATCGGCGCTGACAGCGTTGTCGTCGGTGATCTCAACACCCTGTCGGGTGCCATCAACGTCGGCGATAGAAGCACGGTCACAGGTTCGATCAAATCCAGTTTGGCAGGCGTTATAACAATCGGTGCTGACAGCGTTGTAGGCGGTGACCTTACCACCTTATCGGGTGCTATCAACGTCGGCGATAGAAGCACGGTCAATGGTTCGATCCTCTCTAGTCTGGCGGGTGCTGTCACCATAGGGGTTCACGTGATAGCTATGGGCGATGTCGCTACCACCTACGAAGGCAGCGAGATTGGTGCTGGCGCTATCACCATCAATAGCGGTAGCGAGGTCGCTGGCTCGGTAACCACGAACACCGGTGCAATTACCGTTGGGGTTGACGCAAAAGTTGCCGGCAACGTTAGCGCCAACGATGGAGCTATTACAGTTGAGGCTGGCGCAGATATTGCCTTTAGTACCTGCACCGGCAACTCCGGCGCTATCACTATCGGGACTGGTGCAAACGTTGGCGGCAATGTTGAAACCGCCACAGCAGGTGCTATTACTATCGGCGCTTTGGCTAACGTCACAGGCGGGGTCACTGTCCACAAAGCGGGCGCTCGAACAATCGGGGCTGGTGCAACCGTCGGCGAGAGAATGGACGCAAACTGCGAAAGTATTGACCCCGACATACTACCGCCAGAAACAGTATTATCACCGCCAAGAATAATATCGCGCCAGTGGCGTCAAATTTTGATGCGGTAG
- a CDS encoding zinc-dependent alcohol dehydrogenase family protein: protein MSIKTIFVQPGGGYEKVVVSSSDVSAAARGEITVRLHANSLNYHDFAVVSGMWGPSEKRIPMADGAGEVIDVGPDVTEFKMGDSVVSTFFPEWIDGTPLVEGFAGVPGDGIDGYAREQVTAKATSFTLAPAGYSHAEASTLTTAGLTAWRALMADDSLKPGDTVLVQGTGGVSIFALQFAKMAGATVIATSSSDEKLERLKALGADHVINYRKNLNWGETARALTGGRGVDHIIEVGGPATLEQSMIAIRVAGHISIIGILSGVSGAMNFVPALIKQVRLQGVLVGSRSQQQEMIRAINTNGMRPIIDRHFPLSEIVEAFKYQETSQHFGKICLDI from the coding sequence ATGAGCATCAAGACTATCTTCGTCCAACCTGGCGGCGGCTATGAAAAGGTCGTTGTTAGCAGCAGCGACGTCAGCGCCGCAGCGCGTGGCGAAATCACCGTGCGCCTTCACGCCAACTCGCTTAACTACCACGACTTCGCGGTGGTCAGCGGCATGTGGGGCCCCAGCGAAAAACGCATCCCCATGGCCGATGGCGCAGGTGAAGTCATCGACGTTGGCCCAGATGTCACTGAATTCAAGATGGGTGACTCTGTCGTAAGCACATTCTTTCCGGAGTGGATCGACGGCACACCGCTGGTTGAGGGCTTTGCCGGCGTGCCAGGTGATGGCATTGACGGCTACGCCCGTGAACAAGTGACGGCCAAAGCCACCTCGTTCACCCTTGCCCCTGCGGGCTACAGCCACGCTGAAGCGTCAACGCTAACCACCGCCGGACTGACCGCGTGGCGCGCTTTGATGGCCGATGACTCGCTCAAGCCGGGCGACACGGTGCTTGTCCAAGGCACTGGCGGCGTTTCTATTTTTGCCCTACAGTTCGCCAAAATGGCCGGTGCTACCGTCATCGCTACCTCTTCAAGCGATGAAAAACTTGAACGTTTGAAAGCTCTGGGCGCTGATCATGTGATCAATTATCGCAAAAACCTTAACTGGGGCGAAACAGCACGCGCTCTTACGGGTGGTCGTGGTGTCGATCACATTATCGAAGTCGGCGGCCCGGCAACGCTTGAGCAATCGATGATTGCAATCCGGGTTGCTGGTCACATCTCGATTATCGGGATATTGAGTGGCGTAAGCGGTGCAATGAACTTTGTACCGGCACTGATCAAACAAGTACGTCTGCAAGGCGTGCTGGTGGGCAGTCGCAGCCAGCAGCAAGAGATGATCCGTGCCATCAACACCAATGGCATGCGCCCGATTATTGATCGTCATTTCCCGTTGAGCGAGATTGTCGAAGCGTTCAAGTATCAAGAAACCAGCCAGCATTTCGGCAAAATCTGTCTGGATATCTAG
- a CDS encoding SDR family NAD(P)-dependent oxidoreductase, with amino-acid sequence MSRNIVLIGGTTGIGKALKESLEKTDVHLYIASRSATSRLESGGNITVADIDATDDSADWSFLPEEIHGVVYLGGSINLKPFQRLSNKDFIEDFNVNVIGAVNTIQASLPGMKKAGSAAIVLFSTVAVQRGLTFHASVAAAKGGIEGLIRALSAELAPTIRVNGIALSLTDTPMADRLLGSDSKKEAGNKRHPLKRYGKPEDISEAASFLLSEKASWITGQILGVDGGMSTIQNL; translated from the coding sequence ATGTCAAGAAATATTGTTTTGATTGGCGGCACAACTGGGATTGGTAAGGCCTTGAAAGAGAGCTTGGAAAAAACCGATGTACATCTTTACATCGCGTCAAGGAGTGCGACGTCGCGGCTCGAAAGCGGCGGTAATATTACGGTCGCTGATATTGATGCGACAGACGATTCTGCAGATTGGTCATTTTTGCCGGAGGAGATACACGGAGTGGTGTATTTGGGTGGAAGCATTAATCTGAAGCCTTTCCAGCGACTGAGCAACAAAGATTTCATAGAAGACTTTAATGTAAACGTCATTGGCGCCGTCAATACCATTCAGGCGTCGCTTCCGGGAATGAAAAAAGCTGGAAGTGCCGCTATTGTTCTTTTTAGTACTGTCGCGGTACAAAGAGGACTAACCTTTCATGCTTCGGTGGCTGCAGCCAAAGGTGGGATAGAGGGTCTGATAAGGGCACTGAGTGCTGAGCTTGCACCAACAATTCGCGTAAATGGAATTGCACTCTCATTGACCGATACGCCAATGGCGGATCGCTTGCTCGGCAGTGACTCAAAAAAAGAAGCCGGAAATAAACGCCACCCGCTCAAAAGGTATGGAAAGCCCGAAGACATCTCTGAGGCAGCCTCATTTTTGCTGAGTGAAAAGGCATCCTGGATTACCGGGCAAATATTGGGTGTCGATGGCGGAATGTCGACCATTCAAAACCTCTGA
- a CDS encoding pilus assembly PilX family protein, with product MAKSQHGVVLIIALIMLVVISMLAAISIRNATTTISVSGNVRTTELATQAAEIALQHCERSVLQILKVDAGGTDDYATTFTYDNILFEAKPPDWQNTTMWDGTSSKAYSLPLSMVNQAGMAATYKRAPECMVERMIIARIVVEAVPAIPAVPAIPAGPGGTSSAVPAVPAVPTVPAKYKIDPDSLFRITARGFGPEVENDAGRPVGSEVWLQSQIKIRYYEDDE from the coding sequence TTGGCGAAGTCTCAGCATGGCGTCGTACTGATCATTGCACTGATTATGCTGGTCGTCATCTCGATGCTTGCCGCCATTAGTATCCGCAACGCCACCACCACAATCAGTGTATCTGGCAATGTACGCACCACTGAACTGGCCACTCAAGCCGCGGAGATTGCTTTACAGCATTGCGAGCGCTCTGTTTTGCAGATATTGAAAGTTGACGCTGGCGGCACCGACGACTACGCAACCACATTCACTTACGATAATATTTTATTCGAGGCTAAACCGCCGGATTGGCAAAATACGACAATGTGGGATGGCACCTCATCTAAGGCTTATTCGCTTCCCCTGAGCATGGTCAACCAAGCTGGCATGGCTGCCACCTACAAGCGAGCACCCGAGTGCATGGTCGAGCGCATGATTATAGCGAGGATTGTAGTGGAGGCGGTACCCGCTATACCGGCGGTACCGGCTATACCGGCTGGCCCTGGGGGTACCTCATCGGCTGTGCCAGCTGTGCCGGCGGTGCCAACTGTACCAGCAAAATACAAGATAGATCCGGATTCCTTGTTTCGGATCACTGCCCGCGGGTTTGGTCCTGAAGTGGAAAATGATGCCGGCCGTCCCGTTGGCAGTGAAGTCTGGCTGCAATCTCAGATTAAAATACGCTATTACGAAGATGATGAGTAA
- a CDS encoding amino acid ABC transporter ATP-binding protein: MSLVNINEIHKYFDDLHVLKGVTLEVQEGEVVTIIGRSGSGKSTLLRTINGLEGIDGGTIHVDGHELVSSTKSLRELRLKVGMVFQQFNLFPHLKAGQNVMLALKVVKGIDEAEAREMALKAMEKVGLLEKFDVYPDQLSGGQQQRVAIARALAMSPKVLLCDEITSALDPELVNEVLTVVRQLADEGITLIIVTHEMRFARDVSDKVIFMHHGRVHESGDPKDLFNNPQTPELSAFIQSIA; the protein is encoded by the coding sequence GTGTCACTCGTTAATATCAATGAAATTCATAAATACTTTGACGATCTTCATGTTCTGAAGGGGGTTACCCTGGAGGTTCAGGAGGGCGAAGTTGTTACTATTATTGGTCGCAGTGGTTCTGGCAAAAGTACATTGCTGCGGACAATTAACGGCCTGGAAGGGATCGATGGCGGTACTATTCACGTCGATGGCCATGAGCTCGTGTCAAGCACGAAGAGTCTTCGTGAATTGCGCCTGAAGGTAGGAATGGTCTTTCAGCAGTTCAATCTCTTTCCTCATCTTAAAGCCGGCCAGAACGTAATGTTGGCACTCAAGGTAGTCAAGGGTATTGATGAAGCTGAAGCTCGGGAGATGGCGCTGAAGGCTATGGAAAAAGTAGGGCTGCTTGAAAAGTTTGATGTCTATCCGGATCAGCTGTCCGGGGGTCAACAGCAGCGCGTAGCAATAGCCCGGGCACTGGCAATGTCGCCAAAGGTATTGTTGTGTGACGAGATTACGTCTGCGCTGGATCCTGAGCTTGTGAACGAGGTCTTGACGGTGGTTCGCCAACTGGCAGATGAGGGTATAACACTGATTATTGTGACCCATGAAATGCGATTTGCTCGGGATGTCAGTGACAAGGTCATCTTCATGCATCACGGCAGGGTGCATGAGTCTGGCGATCCCAAAGATCTCTTTAATAATCCACAAACACCTGAGCTGTCAGCCTTTATTCAGTCCATCGCCTGA
- a CDS encoding ArsR/SmtB family transcription factor → MILEQIKALGNDTRMQMMEWLKDPLNNFPPQDHGDPAIGVCVTHLQHKAGLSPSTASAHLAILQRAGFVLSTRIGKWTYYRRNEQVITGFVAKLIIEL, encoded by the coding sequence ATGATACTCGAACAGATCAAGGCTCTGGGTAATGACACTCGCATGCAAATGATGGAGTGGCTCAAAGACCCGCTCAATAATTTCCCACCTCAGGATCATGGCGATCCTGCTATTGGGGTATGCGTGACCCACTTGCAACACAAGGCCGGGCTTTCACCCTCTACCGCGTCTGCGCACTTGGCCATCCTGCAACGTGCAGGCTTCGTGCTAAGCACTCGCATTGGCAAGTGGACCTACTACCGGCGCAATGAGCAGGTGATTACTGGCTTTGTAGCAAAGCTGATCATCGAGTTGTAA
- the pilV gene encoding type IV pilus modification protein PilV, with product MNHHPQSGAFLIEVMVATLLLSFGVLPLIATMTFAVQMPKLAGYRATAVNLASNYVERMRANPANPASPVSLFPYSEKPSSYDGTQADISAPSLSLCNYPDCNVDTMLIRDVYEMQVAARRELPAGGIVVSCDAGDCSNGIGNLWVMWQEPDSFDALSPSSSDNCPTGVASTDPNPRCLYVRFTL from the coding sequence ATGAATCATCACCCTCAAAGCGGCGCTTTTTTGATTGAGGTCATGGTTGCTACGCTGCTTCTATCGTTTGGGGTGCTGCCTCTTATTGCGACGATGACTTTCGCCGTACAGATGCCAAAATTAGCGGGCTACCGTGCAACCGCCGTTAACCTGGCATCCAACTATGTCGAACGTATGAGGGCTAATCCAGCCAATCCGGCCAGTCCTGTCAGTCTCTTTCCTTACAGTGAGAAACCCAGCAGTTACGACGGTACACAAGCAGACATATCTGCGCCGTCGCTCTCACTCTGTAACTACCCTGATTGCAATGTCGACACCATGCTCATTCGGGACGTCTATGAGATGCAAGTCGCAGCACGTCGCGAACTGCCTGCCGGCGGTATTGTCGTATCGTGCGACGCCGGCGATTGCAGTAACGGCATCGGCAACCTGTGGGTTATGTGGCAGGAACCCGACTCGTTTGATGCACTCAGTCCATCATCCTCTGACAATTGCCCCACCGGCGTCGCGAGTACCGACCCCAACCCGCGTTGCTTGTATGTGAGATTTACACTTTGA
- a CDS encoding GspH/FimT family pseudopilin: MCRSRGFTLLELMLVIVIVAILIMFAVPSFQWMIQKVTIYSNVNTFLSDMRYARSEGIRRGGGVVLCRSDAPEAAAPACGSGFGPGGNGWVSGWIIFQDLSNDGNKNTNDPLLRVQAPIIAINSILGTLPDSSSYTTFSFTATGRLRSLTGVATMPFGGDGMFAKTVQRVVCVSLSGRARIAGDGSISSCG; encoded by the coding sequence ATGTGCAGATCTCGTGGATTTACTCTACTCGAATTAATGTTGGTGATCGTTATTGTCGCCATCCTCATCATGTTTGCAGTGCCATCGTTCCAGTGGATGATCCAGAAAGTCACGATATACAGCAATGTGAATACATTTCTGTCCGACATGCGCTATGCGCGCAGTGAAGGCATTCGGCGCGGCGGAGGTGTTGTGCTGTGTCGTAGCGACGCCCCTGAAGCGGCCGCTCCTGCTTGTGGTAGCGGCTTCGGCCCTGGTGGAAATGGCTGGGTCAGTGGCTGGATTATTTTTCAGGACTTGAGCAATGACGGGAACAAAAACACAAACGATCCACTCTTGCGCGTGCAGGCACCCATCATCGCGATAAATTCCATTCTGGGCACCTTACCCGACAGCTCATCCTACACCACATTTAGCTTTACGGCGACCGGACGCCTGCGCAGCTTAACCGGGGTGGCAACAATGCCATTTGGCGGCGATGGTATGTTTGCCAAAACAGTGCAACGCGTGGTGTGTGTCAGCCTTAGCGGTCGCGCCCGAATTGCAGGCGACGGGAGCATCAGCTCATGCGGCTAG
- a CDS encoding DEAD/DEAH box helicase, with amino-acid sequence MNAPFKLRPYQQEAVDATLKHFRKSDDSAVIVLPTGAGKSLVIAELARLARRKILVLTHVKELVEQNHAKYQSYGLTGGVFSAGLKRKENLHQVTFASVQSVSANLDQFRDEYSLIIIDECHRVSEDDSSQYQTIIGLLRQQNDSLKVLGLTATPYRLGMGWIYRYHYRGFVRSSSDEQDKPFEHCIYELSLSYMIHRGYLTRPELVNAAVAQYDFSVLSQNRSGEYAEKDVNQLLGKHRRVTRAIIEQVMELAVKRQAVMLFAATVDHAREITGYLPEQQTALITGATDLNERDFLIQRFKQRQLKYLVNVSVLTTGFDAPHVDFIAILRPTQSVSLYQQIVGRGLRLDEGKQDCLVIDYAGNSVNLYHPEVGEKKPNPDCEPVQVFCPGCGFANIFWGKTDSEGHVIEHFGRRCQGLLGPAEEEEPAAQIRRPEQCDYRFRFKECPHCGAENDIAARNCQQCKKAIIDPDDQLRDALKLKDAMVIRCAGVTLSAHNGKNESKLRITYHGEDGEELSESFDFSKPAQRKVFNKLFGRRLANSQVPQEFSRIEQVLEMQALLTAPDFVIARKQKHYWQVQERIFDYQGNYRKAY; translated from the coding sequence ATGAATGCTCCCTTTAAGCTGCGGCCTTACCAGCAGGAAGCTGTTGACGCCACGTTGAAACATTTTCGCAAATCGGATGATTCCGCCGTTATTGTGCTGCCGACCGGTGCGGGTAAAAGCTTGGTGATTGCCGAGTTGGCCCGCCTTGCCCGGCGTAAAATTCTGGTGTTGACCCACGTAAAAGAGTTAGTTGAGCAGAATCACGCCAAATACCAAAGTTATGGGTTAACGGGTGGCGTCTTCTCCGCCGGGTTAAAACGTAAGGAAAACTTGCATCAGGTGACCTTCGCCAGTGTGCAGTCTGTATCGGCGAATCTGGATCAGTTCAGAGACGAATACTCATTGATTATCATCGATGAGTGCCATCGGGTCAGTGAAGATGACAGCAGCCAGTATCAAACAATCATTGGGCTGTTACGGCAGCAAAATGACTCCCTTAAAGTGCTCGGGTTAACTGCCACACCCTATCGCCTAGGCATGGGCTGGATCTATCGTTATCACTACCGGGGCTTTGTCCGTAGCAGCAGTGATGAGCAGGACAAGCCCTTTGAGCATTGCATTTATGAGCTGTCGCTGAGCTATATGATTCATCGGGGGTATCTCACCCGGCCCGAGTTAGTTAACGCGGCGGTGGCGCAATATGATTTCTCCGTGCTGTCTCAGAACCGTTCTGGCGAATACGCGGAAAAAGACGTTAACCAGCTGCTGGGCAAGCATCGGCGTGTAACCCGTGCCATTATTGAACAGGTGATGGAGCTGGCCGTTAAGCGGCAGGCGGTGATGCTTTTTGCTGCAACGGTGGATCATGCGCGGGAAATCACCGGCTATCTACCGGAACAACAAACAGCCTTGATTACCGGCGCTACCGATCTGAATGAACGTGATTTTCTGATTCAGCGCTTTAAACAGCGGCAGTTAAAGTATCTGGTGAATGTATCCGTACTCACCACGGGCTTTGATGCGCCCCATGTGGACTTCATCGCCATTCTTCGTCCTACCCAGTCGGTCAGCCTGTATCAGCAGATTGTGGGTCGCGGTCTTCGTCTGGACGAAGGTAAACAGGATTGTCTGGTGATTGATTATGCGGGTAACAGTGTCAATCTGTATCACCCGGAAGTGGGGGAGAAGAAACCGAACCCGGACTGTGAGCCGGTGCAGGTATTCTGCCCGGGTTGCGGTTTTGCCAATATCTTCTGGGGTAAAACAGACAGTGAGGGCCATGTTATCGAGCACTTCGGTCGCCGTTGTCAGGGGCTGCTAGGGCCTGCTGAAGAGGAAGAACCTGCAGCGCAGATCAGGCGCCCTGAACAGTGCGATTACCGTTTTCGTTTCAAGGAGTGCCCACACTGCGGTGCTGAAAATGATATCGCGGCCCGTAACTGCCAGCAGTGTAAAAAAGCCATTATTGATCCGGATGATCAGCTAAGAGACGCGCTGAAACTCAAAGATGCCATGGTGATCCGTTGCGCCGGGGTTACATTAAGCGCCCATAATGGCAAAAACGAGAGCAAACTGAGAATCACCTATCACGGTGAAGATGGGGAAGAACTCAGCGAGTCTTTTGATTTCAGCAAGCCGGCACAACGCAAGGTCTTTAACAAACTGTTTGGACGGCGTTTAGCGAATAGCCAGGTCCCGCAAGAGTTCAGCAGGATTG